One window from the genome of Nicotiana sylvestris chromosome 9, ASM39365v2, whole genome shotgun sequence encodes:
- the LOC138877721 gene encoding glutathione S-transferase-like has protein sequence MSVWMDVESTKFDLVAYKLSFELPLLGMVKDNATVAENKDNLGKILDVYKVRLRELKLGRRQLPLADMHHVPVIQYLIGTISKDAFNSHPRVDYAWPHRNS, from the exons ATGTCAGTGTGGATGGATGTTGAATCAACAAAGTTCGATCTTGTAGCTTACAAACTGAGCTTCGAGCTGCCATTGTTGGGCATGGTGAAGGACAACGCAACTGTGGCAGAAAATAAAGACAATCTTGGAAAGATCCTTGATGTATACAAGGTGAGACTAAGGGAATTAAAACTTGGGAGGAGACAGCTTCCCTTGGCAGATATGCACCATGTCCCAGTTATACAGTACTTAATCGGAACTATATCCAAGGATGcatttaattctcatcctcgt GTAGATTATGCCTGGCCTCACAGGAACTCCTGA